The genomic region GATGTCACGACCAACAAAAAATCTGAATTGGAGCGTAAAAAAGCAGTCGATATTTTTAAAGAATTGTACGATAAAGCCCCGATCGGAATTCATAGTATTAATTTGGATGGCCAAATTGTTCGTTCCAATAAAACCGGTTTGCAATGGTTGGGAATACCGGATAACGAGAACCTAAACCACATACAATTTGTTGATTTATTAGACCGAAATTCTGTACCCAAATTTATCAATGCGCTCAATCAATTGTTTATCAAAGGAAGCATTAATAACCTCCATTTAGATATATGCAAAAAGGATGGAAGCCTACTCAATGCAACCATTAGCGGAATTACCGAGAAGAACAATGAAGGCAATATTGAGCTGGCACATTTAACTTTAATTGACAACACCCGCCTTGAATTAGCCTTTGAAGAATTAGAAAAGTTAAACCAGGAACTTGCAACCCAATCCAGCCATGTAGGCAACCTTCAAAAAGAATTGGAGGCCTTTTTCTTCACTTTGTCTCATGACCTTCGAAATCCCATCCGAAACATTACAGGATATGCTCAATTGCTGGGAAATGACCTTTATAGCCTCGATATTGAAAACTCCAATAAGAACTTAAAAAAAATCATCGAATTTTCCGAATCCATCGGAGGCAAACTCGACGATTTACTTGAATTCTTTCGTATTACTAACAGAAAACCATCCTTCCAAAATTGCGATTTAGACGAAGTAGTAAATAACACCTTGCAGAACTCTCTTCCGGAAGGAATTTTGGATACCATCAAACTAAAAATCCTCCCATTGCCTAAAATATGGGCTGATCAGGAATTTATTACCCTCATGATGGAAAATCTGGTCATGGGTTCGATTCGTTCTTCCTCTAAAAAAATCTTCCCTTACATTGAAATTAGTGCCGAAGAAAACAACCAGGAAGTCATTATTTCAATCAAAGACAATGGCTCCATTTTTCAGCAAAACAAAAATGATCGAATGTTCGGCGTTTTTCAAAATATCAAACGAGAAGATGAAACCCATCCCATAAATTTGGAATTAGCCTTGGCCTGCCGAATTATTGAAAAACATGGCGGAACCATTTCTGCCGGCACCGACAACAACGATTGGGCTGTTTTCTCCTTTACCATTCCCAAACAAAAGCCTAAACCGGAATACATCGAATTGAAACAAAAAACGGATACGTTTTAATACCAATCGATCCCGGTTAACACCAAAACAATTCTTGGAATTTTTAGTACTGTTAGTCTTTGTTTCTTGAATCAATGACTATAGTAACCGGACCGTCGTTGACAAGGTTTACCTGCATATCGGCACCAAATGAACCTGTTAAAACCTTGTTTCCAAGTTCCTTCTCCAACATTTCTACAAATTTCTCATACATCGGAACAGCTTTCTCCGGCCGGGCAGCAGCTATATACGACGGTCGATTCCCTTTTTTGGTTGAAGCATACAACGTAAATTGACTTACCACCAGAATTGCGCCACCTACTTCATTCACCGAACAATTCATAACACCAGCTGCATCAGAAAAAATTCGAAGACGAGCCACTTTGCCTACCAACCATTCTAAATCTTCCGGTTCATCATCCACATGAACACCCAACAAAACCAAACAACCTTTTCCGATTGAACTGATGGTTGTTCCTTCCACAAGCACCGATGCTGATTGAACCCGTTGAACTACTGCTTTCATTAATACTGATTAGTGCGCAACATAACCAAGGTACAAGCCTCATCCACCCCTATTCCTGCTTGGTGAGCCAGTTGTTCAAAAACCACATTCTCTGTGCCGGGGTTAAAAATAATCCTTCTGGGGTTCAAAGCCAAAACCTTGGGCATCAACTCTTCCTGATTTGAAGGAGCAACATACAAAGTTACTGTATCAAACAACTCTCCTTCAGGCCATTCCGTCTGAATATCAATATCCCCTACCTTCCCTTTATCTTTTCCATATGCCACCACATCATGCCCGTATTGATTTAATAACTCAATAGCCATATTGGCATACCTTCCAGGTTTCAGGCTGGCTCCAACTACCAAAGTCTTCTTACTCATCTCCAAAATTTCAGCTAATTTAAAAATGTTACTAAATCAATTGGGGAAATAGTAAATTCTTTTGATTCAAAGCCTATTTTTGCTCTGAAATTTCCTGTTATGACTGAAACACTTAAGGATTTTATTTCTGCCAGCGATAAAAAATCCTTTGATAAAGAACATAAGCGTAAGCTATTATTCAATATTTCCCAATACGACAAAAAGGTAGTTGAAGGAAAACTTATCTATTCCGACCTGAATTTAGCCCGGGAACGTGCTTCTCACCTTAAAACCAAAACCATCAATAACCTGGACAAATACCTCATTGAATTTGAAGCTGCATTTGTTAAGCGAGGCGGAAAAGTTCTTTGGGCAGAAAATGGAGATCAGGCAATTGAAGAAGTTTTGAAAATTGCCAAAAAAATTCATGCTAAAACCTTGGTAAAAGCCAAAAGTATGGTTACTGAAGAAATTCACCTAAACCATCACATGGAAAAAGCAGGTATTGAAAGCATTGAGACCGATTTGGGTGAGTATATTCAACAACTTGATGGTGAACCTCCATACCACATTGTTACCCCGGCCATGCACAAAAGCAAGGAGGATGTGGCTAAACTTTTTCATGAGAAAAAAGGACTACCTCCGGGTAGCAGCCCATCCGATATCATGGCCTATGTTAGACGAATTTTAAGAGAAAAATATACTGAAGCTGAATTGGGAGTTACCGGAGGAAATTTCCTGGTGGCCGATATTGGCGCCGTTGGAATTACCGAAAACGAAAGCAACCAATTTATGAGCGTGGCCTTTCCCAAAACCATTATTTCTATTGTTGGTATAGAAAAAATGATTCCTTCTTTGGCCGATTTAGACCTGTTTTTCCCTCTTCTGGCAGTACATGGAACCGGACAAAAAGTAACAGTCTACAACACTTTGCTTACCGGCCCCCGCCAAAATGGAGAAATTGATGGACCAGACGAGATGTATGTCATTTTACTCGATAACGGACGTACCAATTTATTGGCGCAGCCGGATCAACGAGAAGCGCTTAATTGCATTCGTTGCGGTGCTTGCTTAAATGCCTGCCCCATTTATCGCAATGTGGGAGGCCATAGCTATGCAACTACCTACAGTGGTCCTATTGGCAGCGTAATTACGCCCCATTTGCGTGGTTTTGACGACTTTAGGCACCTTAGTTTTGCTTCCTCGCTGTGCGGACGCTGTACCGAAGTTTGCCCTGTTAAAATCGACATTCACAAGCATTTGCTTCACAACCGTCGCGACAGTATCAATCAAAACTACAGTTCTAAAGTGGAAAATATTTCCATGTTCTTTTGGAAAAAAGTTACTCTTAGCCGAAAAAACATGAACAAAGGTGGGGCTTCTGTTAAAAATTTCTTTCTGAATAGTTTTTTCAAGTCTGCTTGGGGTAATCGCCGTGAAATGCCTCAACTTGCCCAAAAATCATTCAATGAAAGATGGCGCGAAAAGAAGGGAATTAAATAAGAATTTTCCATTTTTTTGTTTAATTAGGCGGGTACCTTCGCATTAAATTATCCTTTTCCCCATAATTTTTCGGGCTCAGGTCCGGGCTATCGGCTGTAGTCCTCGCCACCCTCCGCTATCGCTGCGTGTGCCTGTGGGCTACTTGC from Bacteroidia bacterium harbors:
- a CDS encoding lactate utilization protein; protein product: MTETLKDFISASDKKSFDKEHKRKLLFNISQYDKKVVEGKLIYSDLNLARERASHLKTKTINNLDKYLIEFEAAFVKRGGKVLWAENGDQAIEEVLKIAKKIHAKTLVKAKSMVTEEIHLNHHMEKAGIESIETDLGEYIQQLDGEPPYHIVTPAMHKSKEDVAKLFHEKKGLPPGSSPSDIMAYVRRILREKYTEAELGVTGGNFLVADIGAVGITENESNQFMSVAFPKTIISIVGIEKMIPSLADLDLFFPLLAVHGTGQKVTVYNTLLTGPRQNGEIDGPDEMYVILLDNGRTNLLAQPDQREALNCIRCGACLNACPIYRNVGGHSYATTYSGPIGSVITPHLRGFDDFRHLSFASSLCGRCTEVCPVKIDIHKHLLHNRRDSINQNYSSKVENISMFFWKKVTLSRKNMNKGGASVKNFFLNSFFKSAWGNRREMPQLAQKSFNERWREKKGIK
- a CDS encoding CoA-binding protein, which produces MSKKTLVVGASLKPGRYANMAIELLNQYGHDVVAYGKDKGKVGDIDIQTEWPEGELFDTVTLYVAPSNQEELMPKVLALNPRRIIFNPGTENVVFEQLAHQAGIGVDEACTLVMLRTNQY
- the dtd gene encoding D-tyrosyl-tRNA(Tyr) deacylase, which encodes MKAVVQRVQSASVLVEGTTISSIGKGCLVLLGVHVDDEPEDLEWLVGKVARLRIFSDAAGVMNCSVNEVGGAILVVSQFTLYASTKKGNRPSYIAAARPEKAVPMYEKFVEMLEKELGNKVLTGSFGADMQVNLVNDGPVTIVIDSRNKD
- a CDS encoding CHASE3 domain-containing protein; translation: MSSKGKILFIVFILVGLLSVLFYLVQRIGVSALENNHSIERIERTLYHTNRLLIFTTDIETSGRGYILTNNKEVKKPGELAVEKIYKKLDTLHRIFANKPDQMKRLDTLEILIKEKVELGNQIFYLVDQGKGNDAKELVNTLKGHVLMEKIRKQVDLLITNQKTELENQRINRAQNEALLIRLAKVVFILIILVLISGGWALAHNFVKKEILQSRLEGIVNHIPASIFIVNNQFKVTLANQNLSNTLKRPTSLIEGKSIHELFPDIISEELEENFIKIKNGSEGMILEKEQNFDGEIRHYVTFLFKFENKTGATEEFGCLTVDVTTNKKSELERKKAVDIFKELYDKAPIGIHSINLDGQIVRSNKTGLQWLGIPDNENLNHIQFVDLLDRNSVPKFINALNQLFIKGSINNLHLDICKKDGSLLNATISGITEKNNEGNIELAHLTLIDNTRLELAFEELEKLNQELATQSSHVGNLQKELEAFFFTLSHDLRNPIRNITGYAQLLGNDLYSLDIENSNKNLKKIIEFSESIGGKLDDLLEFFRITNRKPSFQNCDLDEVVNNTLQNSLPEGILDTIKLKILPLPKIWADQEFITLMMENLVMGSIRSSSKKIFPYIEISAEENNQEVIISIKDNGSIFQQNKNDRMFGVFQNIKREDETHPINLELALACRIIEKHGGTISAGTDNNDWAVFSFTIPKQKPKPEYIELKQKTDTF